DNA from Microvirga ossetica:
GAGACGATGACGAGAGGGCGTCTCGTCGCCGTCGTCCTTGGTTTCATCGGGATTCTCATCATCCTCCGCCCGGGCATGGAAACCTTGCAGCCGGCCAGTTTCCTCATGCTCGGCGTCGCATTCTGCTTCGCTCTCGTGGCCATCATGACCAAGCGCCTCACGATGACGGAGAGCACCTTCTCGATCCTGTTCTTCATGAACCTGCTGCAGCTGCCCATGAACCTGTTGGGGGTGAGCCGGGCGTTCTGGCTTCAGGTTCAGCCGTCGCATATCGTGCCGTTCGGCGGCATCTGTCTCGGCGGCCTGCTCTCCCATTACTGCCTGACCAACGCCTACCGGTGGGGCGATGCGACGATGGTCGTGCCGCTGGACTTCATGCGCATCCCGCTAATCGCCTTCGTCGGCTGGCAGTTCTACGGCGAGCCGCTCGACCCTTACGTCTTCCTCGGCAGCTTCTGCATCATCGTCGGCCTTCTCTATTCCCTGCACCGCGAGGCGAAGCCCGCATGACCTGGTCGCCACAACAGGATGCCGCCCTGAAGTCCGTCGCCGATTGGCTCCGCCGCGGTGACCGTCCGGTGTTCCGTCTCTTCGGCTATGCCGGCACCGGCAAGACGACTCTCGCCAAGCACATCGCCGAGACGGTGGACGGCGACGTCGCGTTCGGCGCCTATACCGGCAAGGCCGCCCTCGTGCTGCGCACCAAGGGTTGCCCGGATGCATCCACCATCCACTCGATGATCTACCGCTCGCGGGAATCGGATGAGAACGGGCCGCAATTCGTCCTCAACCGCCAGAGCCCGGCGTCGAAGGCCGACCTCATCGTCATCGACGAATGCTCCATGGTGGACGAGGAGCTCGGGCGCGATCTCCTGTCCTTCGGCCAGCCGGTGCTGGTGCTCGGCGATCCGGCCCAGCTGCCGCCGGTGAAGGGCGGCGGCTTCTTTACCGAAGGCGAGCCCGACGTGATGCTCACGGAGGTGCATCGTCAGGCCAAGGACAATCCCATCATCCACCTGTCGATGATGGTGCGCGAGGGCGGCCGCCTGGAGACCGGCAGCTACGGCGAGAGCCGCATCATCCGCCGCCGCGAGATCGATGCTGCCGCCGTCATGGCGGCCGACCAGGTGCTCGTCGGCCTCAACAAGACGAGGCGGCTCTACAACACGCGCCTGCGCGAACTGAACGGTTACCGCGATCCCATGCCGGCGGCAGGCGAGAAGCTGGTGTGCCTGCGCAACGACAAGACCAAGGGCCTGCTCAACGGCGGCACCTGGACGATCCAGGCCCTGCGCGGCATCCGCAACGACTTCATCCGCATGGACGTGGTGCCCGACGACGATGCCCGCCGCCGGTCGGTGGACGTGTCGGTGCACAAGGCCTTCTTCGAGGGAACCGAGGAGGAAGTGCCCTTCGTCCTGCGAAAGGAATCGGACGAGTTCACCTACGGCTATGCGCTGACTGTGCACAAGGCTCAAGGGTCTCAATGGGACGATCTCGTGCTCTTCGATGAATCCTATGCTTTCCGCGAGCACCGCAGCCGCTGGCTCTACACCGCCCTGACGCGGGCGGCGGAAAAGATCACCGTCGTCATCTGACCCGCACTCCGCTATCCTGCGGATGGTTTCGGAACTGGATCAAGCTTGAGCGCTTATGTCCCGTAGCTGAACCGTTTCGATAGAGGTGCAGGCATGCTGAAATGGGCCCTGATCTTTCTTGTCGTGTCGCTGGTCGCCGGTGCTCTCGGCTTCACCGGTGTCGCCTCGGGAGCGAAGACCCTCGCCAAGATCCTGTTCGGCCTTTTTCTCCTCGGCTTCCTCATCCTGATCCTCCTGGCCTGGGGAGCAGGTGAACTGATCTTCTGACGCGCTCGCCCGCAAGCCCATACGACGGTTGTCATCCGGCTCCGCCCGCTGCTTCGGGGCCGACGACGCATGCACTGAATGCATGAACTCCCTGCTTCGGAAGATCTCCCTTCTTCCACATGGAGGGCTATAGGAGCGTCTCAACTGTTCGTTTGAATGCGCCTCGCCGAAACTTTCTGTCTCATGCGCGCCTTGAAACGTAAACGATGAAAGGGACGCTCATGAAACGCCGCGCTTTTCTTCACGCCGCCGCCCTCGGCACAGCCGCAGGAACCCTCGCCAAGCCTGCCATCGCGCAGTCGAATCCTGAAGTTCGCTGGCGCCTGACATCGGCCTTCCCGAAATCTCTCGACACCCTGTTCGGCGGTGGCGAAACCTTCGCCAAGCTCGTGTCCGAGGCCACCGACGGCAAGTTCCAGATCCAGACATTCGCGCCCGGCGAGATCGTCGGCACGCCCCAGGCGCTCGATGCCATCGCGGGCGGAACGGTGGAGATGGGCCATACCTGCTCATACTACTATGTCGGCAAGGATCCGACCTTCGCGATCGGCACCAATCTGCCCTTCGGCCTCAATTCCCGTCAGACCAATGCGTGGCTCTATCACGGCAACGGCACGGCTCTGCTGAACGAATTCTATGCCAAGCATAATGTCTACGCGCTGCCGGCCGGAAACACCGGTGCCCAGATGGGCGGATGGTTCCGGAAGGAGATCAAGACCGTCCAGGACCTTCAGGGCCTGAAGATGCGCATCGCGGGTCTCGCCGGCCAGATCGTGCAGAAGCTCGGCGTGGTGCCGCAGCAGATCGCCGGCGGCGATCTCTATCCGTCGCTCGAGCGCGGCACCATCGATGCCGCCGAATGGGTCGCACCTTACGACGACGACAAGCTCGGGCTGAACAAGGTCGCGCCGTACTACTACTATCCCGGCTTCTGGGAGGGCGGGCCTGCGATCCATTTCTTCATCAACCTGCAGAAATGGAACGAGCTGCCGAAGAGCTACCAGGCGGCGATCCAAGCGGCGGCGGGCTACGTCAACGTGGACACACAGGCCAAGTACGACGCCAAGAATCCGGCAGCCCTGCGCAACCTGATCGGCAACGGCGCACAGCTGCGCCCGTTCTCGCAGGAGATCATGGAAGCGGCCTATAAGGCGGCCAACGAGATCTATGACGATCTCTCGGCCAAGAATGCCGACTTCAAGAAGCTCTACGACAGCTACAAGGCGTTCCGGAGCGAGGAATATCTCTGGTTCCAGGTGGCCGAATACGCCTACGACACCTTCATGATCCGCGCCCGCGCCCGCGGGTGACGGACAAAGGAGAGGCGAGCCCAAACCCGCCTTTTTGTTGCCGTCGTCGGCTTGCGGTCGCTAGCCGACGCAAAAGCGTGGCTTTAACAGGCAACCGTTGCGCTTCGCCTGCGTTGCCATGGATATGAGGGTTCGCTGGAGGCCATGGTGCACAGCATGACGGGGTGGAGGGCATGGCCGCGCGGGGCCATTGTTCTGGCAGGACTTGCCGGAGCCTCCCTTGCGCATGCATCCAGCGATCCGCTCGATGCGAGCGTTCCGAACCAAGCCATCGAGGCGCGCTTCAACGCCGCCGCACAGCAGACGCTGGTGACCGGCAAGGCTGCGCCCGACCTCTGCTTCTCGCTGTCCCTGCCGGAAGAATGGCGGCGGACCGAAGGGGGCCTGAAGGCCGTGCGCTCGGATGCGTCCCTCGCACTCGGTCTGCGCTCGGCGGAGGAGCTGAGCGCCCTGCCTCAACCCGATCTCGCCAGCCGCGATGCCGCTGCCCTCCAGCAGGATTATGAGGATCTGCTCGGGCGTCCCGCACAATCGGTGTCCCAGTCCACCGATGCCGGTGCGACCCGCTGGTCCGCGACCTGGGTCGACGCCAATCTGCCGATGGCCTCTCACGCCATGACGGTCGAAACGCTGATCGTGCCGCTCTCGAACGCATGGGTGCTCGAACTTTCCCTCTCCGGCGTCGAAACGCGAGAGGCCTACGACGCTCTTGCCGCGCGGGTGCTCGCGCGGCTGCGGGTACAGGGCAGGGCGTCCTGCCAGGGCTGATTTAGAGAGGCAGGCAATGGCCTTTCAGCAAGCCCGGTGGCATGAAGAAAGCCGCCCTCATCTGCCTTTCGAGGATCTGCCATGGACGTGATCATCTACCACAATCCGCAATGCGGAACCTCGCGCAACACCCTCGGCCTCATTCGCAATGCGGGGATCGAGCCGCATATCGTCGAGTATCTCAAATCCCCGCCGACGCGCCTGCTCCTGCGCCAGCTGATCGAGCGCATGGGCGTCGACGTTCGTGAGGTGATGCGAAAGAAGGGCACGCCCTTTCACGAGCTCGGGCTCGACGATCCCGCATTGAGCGATGAGAGGCTGCTCGATGCGATGATGGAGCACCCGATCCTGATCGAGCGCCCCATCGTGGTCACACCGCTCGGCGTCAGGCTCTGCCGCCCGTCCGAAACCGTGCTCGACCTCCTGCCGCCGCAGCAAGGAGAGTTCACGAAGGAGGACGGCGAGCCCGTGGTCGATTCCGCGGGACGGCGCATCGGGATCGCCTGAGGCAACGGGAAGCAGCGGTCCGACCTCCGATTCAGGAACAGAACCCAAGGAAAGGCAAAGCCATGGAACTGCAAGGCAAGGTCGCGCTCGTCACCGGCGCGGGATCGGGCATCGGCAAGGCGGCGGCCCTGCTCTTCGCGCGCGAGGGCGCTGCGGTCGGCGTGCTGAGCCGCACGGAAGCCGAGATCCGCGAGACCGCCGATGAGATCGAGCGGGCCGGCGGCAAGGCGATCCCGCTCGTCGCCGACGTGGCGGATGACGGGCAGATGAGGCAAGCCGTGGCCGATCTCGTGCAGGCCTATGGCAGGCTCGACATCGTCTTCGCCAATGCCGGCATCAACGGCGTCTGGGCTCCCATCGACGAGCTGCAGCCGGCCGAGTGGGACCGCACCATCGCCATCAACCTGCGCGGCACCTATCTCACGCTTCATCACGCCGTGCCGCATCTCAAGAAGGAGGGCGGCTCGATCATGGTCACCGCCTCGATCAATGGAACCCGCACCTTCACGAGCGCTGGCGCGACGGCCTATTCCGCCACCAAGGCCGGGCAGGTGGCGATGGTGCAGATGCTGGCGGTCGAACTCGCCAAGCACAGGATCCGCGTGAACGCGGTCTGCCCCGGCAAGATCGACACGGCGATCACGGACAATACGGAGAAGCGGCACACGCAGGAAGCGGGAGTCGCCGACTTCAACGAGGACCGGATTCCGCTCACCGACGACATCCCCGGAACGAGCGATGAGGTGGCGGAACTCGTGCTCTTCCTCGCCTCCGACCGCGCGCGCCACATCACCGGCACGCCGGTGTGGATCGACGGCGCACAATCGCTCGTCGTGTAGGCTCTATGCTCTAGGACGCCTCCAGCCGTGTGCCCACGGGGATCGTCGGCTCGGGAACGAAGGTCTCCTTTTCCTCCGTTGGAGGCGAAGCGCGCTGCAGGCTGCGATAGGCGCCCCAGATCGCCATCAGAGCCTGGGCGACGATGACCACATAGAGAAGTCCGAGGCGTCCGAACTGCGTCATGGCCATGCCGGCGATCACGGGACCGATGGTGGCGCCGACGCCCAACAAGATCAGCAGACCGCCCGCCGCGGCCACGAACTCGCCGGGCCTGACCATGTCGTTCACATGCGCCGTGACGATGCTGTAGGTGGGGATGACGCTGCCGCCGAAAATGCTCACGTAGACGAAGACGAGCCAAACCGGCACCGTGAGCGGCACGAAGTGGATGAGCGCGAGCATGATCGCCGCCGCCATGGCAGCGGTGCCGACGATCACATGGCGGCGATCCATGCGGTCGGAGAGCCAGCCCAGGGGCCAGGTGGTGAGAAAGCCGCCGAGCGTGCCGAAGGTCATGAAGAGGGCGATCTCCGCCGTGTCCAATCCGCGCTCCTGCGCCCAGATCGGCCCGAGCGCGAAGAACGAGCTGGTGGTGATGCCGCACAGAACCGCTGCCACCACGCCGAAGGGCGATTGCCGGTAGAGCTGCATCAGGTTGATCTTCGTGTCGCTCACCGCATGAACCGGCGCACTCGCCCGCGACAGGGCCGGAGGCACCAGGGCAAGCGAGATCAGGATGGCGACGAAGCAGAACAGCTTGTAGCCATAGGGATCGCCCGTGGGCAGCAGCATCTGCCCGCCGATCCCGGCGACGAGACCGGTCATCCCGTAGACGCTGAGGACCTGCCCGCGCGTCTGTGCGCTGGCGGAGGCGTTGAGCCAGCTTTCGACGACGATGAACAGGCCCGCGAAGCAGAAGCCGGTCAGCCCGCGCGCCGCGATCCATACGGCCGGACTGATCACGAGCAGGTGCAGCAGCGCGGTCGATGCAGCCACGGCCGCCAGCGCTGCGAAAGTGCGCGTATGCCCCACCTGCTGGATCACGCGCCCGGCATAGAGCGAACCGAGGACGATGCCGGCCCAGAACGCGGCGCCCACGGCGCCGATCTCCGTCGGCGTGAACTGCTCGATGCTCCCGCGCACGCTGAGCAGCGTGCCTTGCAGGGTGTTTCCGACCTGCATGAGGGCATAGCCGAGAAGAAGCGCGAAAAGGGTCGGCAGCGTGGTCCGCAGGGACGAAGACATGGGCTCTCCTGTGACGCGAGATCCTGTGGTTCGGATATGCGGTCGACGGGGCCATCCGGGTGATGTGAACATGCAGAAGCCCGGCCTCGGACAGGGCCGTTCTGCAGGCATTCGACCATGGAGGACTTCGAGCCCCGTGCCTGGGTTGAACTCAGGGGGCAGGGGGATGTTCCAGGGTTTATTGTTGCGGTGCGACAACAAAAGAAAAGGCCCAGCTCGCGAGCTGGGCCTTGTAAATCCTGTCAGATGGTCTGGATCAGGTATCCATCTTCAATGCCGCGATGAAGGCTTCCTGCGGGATGTCGACCTTGCCGTATTGGCGCATCCGCTTCTTGCCTTCCTTCTGCTTGTCGAGCAGCTTGCGCTTGCGGGAAGCGTCGCCGCCGTAGCACTTGGCGGTCACATCCTTGCGCAGCGCACGGATGGTCTCGCGGGCGATGATCTTGCCGCCGATGGCCGCCTGCACCGGGATCTGGAACATGTGCGGCGGGATCAGTTCCTTCAGCTTCTCGCACATGGCGCGGCCACGGCCTTCGGCGCGGTCGCGGTGCACCAGCATCGAGAGCGCGTCCACCGGCTCGCCGTTCACCAGCACCGACATCTTCACGAGGTCGCCCTCGCGATAGTCTGAGATGTGGTAGTCGAAGGAAGCGTAGCCCTTCGAGACGGATTTCAGCCGGTCGTAGAAGTCGAACACCACCTCGTTGAGCGGCAGGTCATAGACCACCATGGCTCGCTTGCCGACATAGTTGAGGTCGATCTGGACGCCGCGCCGATCCTGGCAGAGCTTGAGCACGGCG
Protein-coding regions in this window:
- a CDS encoding DMT family transporter, whose product is MSESRSSEDRRLRRGSSILCAFAAAPAMTMKASRGGRGRVIGRGIHIVWSAVPHRSILAVVLWMSGALLAFSATAIAVRALAPTFSIFEMLAVRNAAGVLILLALAFVKPELRPGLKPRRFKLHLARNVIHFAATDGWAFGLTLLPLATVFALEFTTPAWVALLAIPLLNETMTRGRLVAVVLGFIGILIILRPGMETLQPASFLMLGVAFCFALVAIMTKRLTMTESTFSILFFMNLLQLPMNLLGVSRAFWLQVQPSHIVPFGGICLGGLLSHYCLTNAYRWGDATMVVPLDFMRIPLIAFVGWQFYGEPLDPYVFLGSFCIIVGLLYSLHREAKPA
- a CDS encoding ATP-dependent DNA helicase yields the protein MTWSPQQDAALKSVADWLRRGDRPVFRLFGYAGTGKTTLAKHIAETVDGDVAFGAYTGKAALVLRTKGCPDASTIHSMIYRSRESDENGPQFVLNRQSPASKADLIVIDECSMVDEELGRDLLSFGQPVLVLGDPAQLPPVKGGGFFTEGEPDVMLTEVHRQAKDNPIIHLSMMVREGGRLETGSYGESRIIRRREIDAAAVMAADQVLVGLNKTRRLYNTRLRELNGYRDPMPAAGEKLVCLRNDKTKGLLNGGTWTIQALRGIRNDFIRMDVVPDDDARRRSVDVSVHKAFFEGTEEEVPFVLRKESDEFTYGYALTVHKAQGSQWDDLVLFDESYAFREHRSRWLYTALTRAAEKITVVI
- a CDS encoding DUF1328 domain-containing protein, whose product is MLKWALIFLVVSLVAGALGFTGVASGAKTLAKILFGLFLLGFLILILLAWGAGELIF
- a CDS encoding TRAP transporter substrate-binding protein — its product is MKRRAFLHAAALGTAAGTLAKPAIAQSNPEVRWRLTSAFPKSLDTLFGGGETFAKLVSEATDGKFQIQTFAPGEIVGTPQALDAIAGGTVEMGHTCSYYYVGKDPTFAIGTNLPFGLNSRQTNAWLYHGNGTALLNEFYAKHNVYALPAGNTGAQMGGWFRKEIKTVQDLQGLKMRIAGLAGQIVQKLGVVPQQIAGGDLYPSLERGTIDAAEWVAPYDDDKLGLNKVAPYYYYPGFWEGGPAIHFFINLQKWNELPKSYQAAIQAAAGYVNVDTQAKYDAKNPAALRNLIGNGAQLRPFSQEIMEAAYKAANEIYDDLSAKNADFKKLYDSYKAFRSEEYLWFQVAEYAYDTFMIRARARG
- the arsC gene encoding arsenate reductase (glutaredoxin) (This arsenate reductase requires both glutathione and glutaredoxin to convert arsenate to arsenite, after which the efflux transporter formed by ArsA and ArsB can extrude the arsenite from the cell, providing resistance.), translated to MDVIIYHNPQCGTSRNTLGLIRNAGIEPHIVEYLKSPPTRLLLRQLIERMGVDVREVMRKKGTPFHELGLDDPALSDERLLDAMMEHPILIERPIVVTPLGVRLCRPSETVLDLLPPQQGEFTKEDGEPVVDSAGRRIGIA
- a CDS encoding SDR family oxidoreductase; the encoded protein is MELQGKVALVTGAGSGIGKAAALLFAREGAAVGVLSRTEAEIRETADEIERAGGKAIPLVADVADDGQMRQAVADLVQAYGRLDIVFANAGINGVWAPIDELQPAEWDRTIAINLRGTYLTLHHAVPHLKKEGGSIMVTASINGTRTFTSAGATAYSATKAGQVAMVQMLAVELAKHRIRVNAVCPGKIDTAITDNTEKRHTQEAGVADFNEDRIPLTDDIPGTSDEVAELVLFLASDRARHITGTPVWIDGAQSLVV
- a CDS encoding MFS transporter, translating into MSSSLRTTLPTLFALLLGYALMQVGNTLQGTLLSVRGSIEQFTPTEIGAVGAAFWAGIVLGSLYAGRVIQQVGHTRTFAALAAVAASTALLHLLVISPAVWIAARGLTGFCFAGLFIVVESWLNASASAQTRGQVLSVYGMTGLVAGIGGQMLLPTGDPYGYKLFCFVAILISLALVPPALSRASAPVHAVSDTKINLMQLYRQSPFGVVAAVLCGITTSSFFALGPIWAQERGLDTAEIALFMTFGTLGGFLTTWPLGWLSDRMDRRHVIVGTAAMAAAIMLALIHFVPLTVPVWLVFVYVSIFGGSVIPTYSIVTAHVNDMVRPGEFVAAAGGLLILLGVGATIGPVIAGMAMTQFGRLGLLYVVIVAQALMAIWGAYRSLQRASPPTEEKETFVPEPTIPVGTRLEAS